A window of Macrotis lagotis isolate mMagLag1 chromosome X, bilby.v1.9.chrom.fasta, whole genome shotgun sequence contains these coding sequences:
- the KLHL26 gene encoding kelch-like protein 26, producing MAESGGGGGGGGGGAEPGPERPRSMADKNGALKCTFSAPGHSTTLLQGLATLRAQGQLLDVILTINNEAFQVHKVVLAACSDYFRAMFTGGMREASQDIIELKGVSAKGLKHIIDFAYSAEVTLDLDCIQDVLGAAVFLQMVPVVELCEEFLKSAMSVETCLNIGQMATTFSLASLKESVDAFTFRHFLQISEEEDFLHLPLERLVFFLQSNKLKSCSEIDLFRAAIRWLQYDPRRRPGASQVLCHIRFPLMKSSELVDSVQTLDIMVEDVLCRQYLLEAFNYQILPFRQHEMQSPRTTIRSDVLSLITFGGTPYTDNDRTVSGKVYHLPEPSSRQFKELTEMEVGCSHTCVAVLDNFVYVVGGQHLQYRSGEGAVDICYRYDPHLNQWLRIQAMQESRIQFQLNVLCGMMYATGGRNRAGSLASVEKYCPKRNEWSYVCSLKRRTWGHAGAAVSGRLYISGGYGVSVEDKKALHCYDPSVDQWEFKAPMNEPRVLHAMVSTSNRIYALGGRMDHVDRCFDVLAVEYYVPEADQWTTVSPMRAGQSEAGCCLLERKIYIVGGYNWHLNNVTSIVQVYNTETDEWERDMHFPESFAGIACAPVLLPQIAMQR from the exons CATGGCTGACAAGAATGGGGCCCTCAAATGCACCTTCTCTGCTCCGGGCCACAGCACGACCCTCTTGCAGGGGCTTGCCACCCTCCGAGCCCAAGGCCAGCTCTTGGATGTCATTCTCACCATCAACAATGAAGCATTCCAGGTCCACAAGGTGGTCTTGGCTGCCTGCAGTGACTATTTCAG GGCGATGTTCACGGGAGGGATGAGAGAAGCCAGCCAGGACATCATTGAGCTGAAGGGTGTGTCCGCCAAAGGCCTGAAACACATCATTGACTTTGCCTACAGTGCCGAAGTGACCCTCGATCTCGACTGCATTCAGGATGTTCTGGGAGCTGCGGTTTTCCTCCAGATGGTCCCTGTGGTAGAGCTTTGTGAGGAGTTCCTGAAGTCGGCCATGAGTGTCGAGACATGCCTCAACATTGGCCAGATGGCCACCACCTTCAGCCTGGCCTCCCTGAAGGAGTCGGTGGATGCCTTCACGTTCCGGCACTTCCTGCAGATCTCGGAAGAGGAGGACTTCTTGCACCTGCCCCTGGAGCGCTTAGTTTTCTTCTTGCAGAGCAATAAGCTGAAGAGTTGCAGTGAGATTGACCTCTTCCGCGCGGCCATTCGCTGGCTGCAGTATGATCCCAGGCGCCGGCCAGGTGCCAGCCAGGTGCTCTGTCACATCCGTTTCCCATTGATGAAGTCGTCAGAGCTGGTGGACAGTGTCCAGACCCTGGACATCATGGTAGAGGATGTGCTCTGCCGCCAGTACCTGCTTGAGGCCTTTAATTACCAAATCCTGCCCTTCCGCCAGCATGAGATGCAGTCTCCACGGACCACCATCCGTTCTGATGTCCTCTCCCTCATTACATTTGGGGGCACACCCTACACGGACAATGACCGGACAGTCAGTGGCAAGGTCTACCACCTGCCTGAGCCCAGCTCCCGCCAGTTCAAGGAACTGACAGAGATGGAGGTGGGCTGCAGCCACACATGCGTGGCTGTGCTGGACAATTTTGTGTATGTGGTCGGGGGCCAGCACCTGCAGTATCGGAGTGGGGAGGGGGCAGTGGACATCTGCTACCGCTATGACCCTCACCTGAACCAGTGGCTTCGGATTCAGGCCATGCAGGAGAGCAGGATCCAGTTTCAGCTCAATGTGCTGTGTGGAATGATGTATGCTACAGGTGGGAGAAATCGGGCAGGGAGCCTGGCCTCAGTGGAGAAGTACTGCCCCAAGAGGAATGAGTGGTCATATGTGTGCTCCCTGAAGCGCCGGACGTGGGGCCATGCTGGGGCTGCCGTGAGTGGGAGGTTGTATATCTCTGGGGGCTACGGCGTCTCAGTGGAGGACAAGAAGGCCTTGCACTGTTATGACCCCTCTGTGGACCAGTGGGAGTTTAAGGCCCCCATGAATGAGCCCCGGGTCTTGCATGCCATGGTCAGCACGAGCAACCGCATTTACGCCCTTGGGGGTCGAATGGACCATGTAGACCGCTGCTTTGATGTGCTGGCTGTGGAGTACTATGTCCCAGAGGCTGACCAGTGGACCACGGTGAGTCCCATGCGGGCTGGCCAGTCAGAGGCGGGGTGCTGTCTACTGGAGAGAAAGATCTACATCGTTGGGGGCTACAACTGGCACCTGAACAATGTGACTAGCATCGTGCAGGTGTACAACACGGAGACAGACGAGTGGGAGAGGGATATGCATTTTCCAGAGTCCTTTGCAGGCATTGCTTGTGCGCCGGTCCTTCTGCCCCAGATTGCCATGCAGAGATAG